GAAGCTCTGGACCGAGAGCCAGCAACGTCTCGCGGAAAAGCTCGCCTCGCGATCGGGCGAGAAGACCTCGTCGCTCGAAGGGCTCGGCCGGATCAGGGCCGACAGCCACAAGATGCGGGGACTTCGCCACAAGGACCGGCACGACCGCTCCCGCGAGGAGAATGCCCGCGAGCGCGACGCCCGCAAGGCCGAGCGGGAGCAGCGCGAGCGGAAACGGCAGGGCCGCTCCGAACCCCGCCCGAACAGTCTTGCCGAGATACTCGCCGGCCGCGCGCAGGAGGCTGCTTCGCTGGTCGACCGCTTCCTGCGCGGCACGATCGAACGAGACCGTCAGCACGCACCGGCGGAGCCCGATCGCGGCGGCGCTCGCGAACCTGCCCAACAGTCAGAGGCTAGGCCAGATCCCCAACCGCAGCATGATCATGGCGGTCATGGTGGTGGACATGACCGATAGGAGAGAATGATGGAACAGCTGCTAATCGCGATATTCGGTGCCGCTCTGCTTACCCTGATATACCGCAGCTATCGCATACCGATCACCCATCGCTGGCGACGGCGACAGGCGCGCACGATGTGCGAGCAGTTATGCGGACGCGATCGCGACCAGCCCGCCGCGCTGCATTATGCACGGCTTCGCGCGATGGACCCGCTGGCGTTCGAGGAATTGCTGCTGGAGGCCTTCGAGCGGCGCGGGCACCGCGTGATCCGCAATCGTCGCTATACCGGGGACGGCGGGGTCGATGGCGAAGTCATCATCGATGGCCAGCGCTGGCTGATCCAGGCGAAGCGCTATCGCGACGCCATCAAGCCCGAGCATGTGCGTGAGTTCGCTATGCTCTGCGCCACCCGGAAACGGCGCGGCATGTTTGTCCACACCGGCCGCACCGGCGGGATGAGCCGCACAGTCTGTTCCGGCGCGGACGGCATCGAGATCGTGTCGGGACAGCGATTGCTGGCGCTTCTAACTGGCGGGCCCTTCGAACCCGGCCGCTTCTCGCCGCGGGATCGCGTCGGACGCACACCGTCCAGCTATCGTGATCGGACGCCGCTATGAGCGGTCGTCGACG
This genomic window from Caenibius tardaugens NBRC 16725 contains:
- a CDS encoding restriction endonuclease produces the protein MEQLLIAIFGAALLTLIYRSYRIPITHRWRRRQARTMCEQLCGRDRDQPAALHYARLRAMDPLAFEELLLEAFERRGHRVIRNRRYTGDGGVDGEVIIDGQRWLIQAKRYRDAIKPEHVREFAMLCATRKRRGMFVHTGRTGGMSRTVCSGADGIEIVSGQRLLALLTGGPFEPGRFSPRDRVGRTPSSYRDRTPL